In the Candidatus Angelobacter sp. genome, one interval contains:
- the nadC gene encoding carboxylating nicotinate-nucleotide diphosphorylase → MEALSAEEVRRAVQIALAEDIGNGDITTLAIISPGVTAKATMAAREPLVVAGLALAEAAFREISTAVQIVPAASDADRLSASQPLLRIEGPAQAILTAERVALNFIQRLSGIATLTSQFVDAIKGTRAEILDTRKTTPGLRRLEKYAVTCGGGRNYRLGLFDNILIKDNHLMALRDESPNAIAVAVKRAREKCPRQSIEVEVDTLEQVEQALEAGADIILLDNMNHVQMREAVQQARGRARTEASGGVNLGTVRQIAETGVDFISVGALTHSARAVDVALDFEF, encoded by the coding sequence ATGGAAGCGCTTTCCGCCGAAGAAGTCCGCCGCGCGGTTCAAATCGCTCTTGCCGAGGACATCGGCAACGGCGACATCACCACGCTTGCGATCATTTCGCCCGGCGTGACCGCAAAGGCGACGATGGCGGCGCGCGAACCGCTGGTGGTAGCGGGGTTGGCGCTTGCCGAGGCCGCTTTCCGTGAGATCTCCACGGCGGTCCAAATCGTTCCGGCGGCAAGCGACGCGGACCGGTTGAGTGCGAGCCAGCCACTTCTTCGCATCGAAGGGCCCGCGCAGGCAATCCTGACCGCGGAACGCGTCGCATTGAATTTCATCCAGCGACTGTCCGGCATTGCAACGCTGACGAGCCAGTTCGTTGACGCAATCAAGGGCACCCGCGCGGAGATTCTCGACACGCGCAAAACAACGCCGGGGCTCCGCCGTCTGGAGAAATATGCGGTCACGTGCGGTGGCGGGCGAAATTACCGTCTGGGCCTGTTCGACAACATCCTCATCAAGGACAACCATCTGATGGCGTTGCGCGACGAATCACCGAACGCCATCGCTGTGGCGGTCAAACGCGCCCGGGAGAAATGTCCGCGTCAGAGCATTGAGGTCGAGGTGGACACGTTGGAGCAGGTCGAACAGGCCCTGGAAGCGGGCGCCGACATCATCCTGCTGGACAACATGAATCATGTGCAAATGCGGGAGGCGGTGCAGCAGGCGAGGGGCCGCGCCCGCACCGAAGCCAGCGGCGGAGTGAATCTCGGCACCGTTCGCCAGATTGCCGAAACCGGCGTGGATTTCATTTCCGTCGGCGCTCTCACTCATTCCGCGCGGGCGGTGGACGTTGCGTTGGATTTTGAATTCTGA
- a CDS encoding biotin--[acetyl-CoA-carboxylase] ligase codes for MTIDSEILTALRRAGAGVPGTELSHRLGISRTAVWARIEELRSLGYDIEASPHAGYRLRGAPDVLHADDLLSRLGKARVIGRDIRVFEKTTSTNDVIEKLARDGVEEGVVVFAESQTKGRGRLGRKWMSPARKGLWFSVLLRPRLRPQAVTRLTIASATALVRAIRSQTRLVPTIKWPNDVLIGGKKIAGILTEMHGELDTVKYVILGIGVDVNLSASEFPADLRKHATSLRIASGESPDRAGLATEILRELERDYARVSSRQFEAVADEWEERCETIGRDVVIRVGDRRVQGRAESLDADGALLLRTQHGHLERIIGGDVTMEK; via the coding sequence GTGACCATCGACTCCGAAATCCTGACGGCGTTGCGAAGGGCCGGCGCCGGCGTCCCGGGCACGGAATTGTCGCATCGGCTCGGCATCAGCCGGACTGCCGTCTGGGCGCGCATTGAGGAGCTTCGTTCGTTGGGGTATGACATCGAGGCCAGCCCGCACGCGGGTTACCGGCTGCGCGGCGCGCCCGATGTCCTTCATGCTGACGATTTGCTCTCGCGTCTCGGTAAAGCCCGGGTCATCGGGCGGGACATCCGGGTGTTTGAAAAAACCACCTCCACAAACGACGTCATCGAAAAACTGGCGCGCGACGGCGTCGAGGAGGGAGTCGTCGTGTTTGCCGAATCCCAGACGAAAGGACGGGGGCGCCTCGGCCGCAAATGGATGTCGCCCGCGCGCAAAGGACTTTGGTTTTCCGTGCTGCTGCGTCCGCGGCTCCGGCCGCAGGCTGTCACGCGATTGACCATCGCGTCCGCCACGGCGCTCGTTCGCGCCATCCGCTCTCAAACCCGTTTGGTGCCGACGATCAAATGGCCGAATGATGTCCTGATCGGCGGGAAAAAAATTGCCGGCATCCTGACCGAAATGCATGGCGAACTCGATACCGTGAAATACGTCATCTTGGGGATTGGCGTGGATGTCAATTTGAGCGCAAGCGAGTTTCCCGCCGATCTCCGCAAACACGCCACCTCGCTCAGGATCGCATCCGGGGAATCACCGGATCGCGCCGGATTGGCGACAGAAATCCTGCGCGAGCTCGAACGCGACTACGCCCGTGTCAGCTCTCGCCAGTTCGAGGCTGTGGCAGATGAATGGGAGGAACGGTGCGAAACCATCGGGCGCGATGTCGTGATACGGGTTGGCGACCGCCGCGTGCAGGGCCGCGCCGAATCCCTCGACGCGGACGGCGCGTTGCTGTTGCGCACTCAACACGGTCACCTTGAACGCATCATTGGCGGCGACGTGACGATGGAAAAGTGA